ACTACTGCGAGTTAATCTTATTAAAGAATAATCCTTATATATTTAAGGAAATTATTTTCAATTTATTTAGCCTTCTTCAAATATAAATTCTTTGTATTTGCCTGATCTGATGTAAATAACAAAATCAATATAGTTCCAACTAAAAATAAAAAAATCATTGTTAAACCAACAACTTCCACTATCTCACGAGGTAGATAATTTAGAAACATAATAAATAACTCTATTATCTTAAAACTAGCAAGTGTATTTTTTATGTAAAGTCAGGATTCTTCCTTAAATTCCAAAAAGAACTTAGTAAGACTTCCAAATCGTTATTAATTTAACCTTATAGTTAAATAAGTCTTGGCTTAGAACATCAGCATATTCCTACTTAGTTATTCCTAGCTTCTTAAGGAATTTAAGGTAAGGTAAGGCCCAATCACCAAATGTAAAAGAGATTGTAGTATTTTTTTGTCCTTGAATTAATTTGTTAGAACATAGAGAAACTAATTTTGAGAATTGTTGGATAAACTCTGCTTCTAGATTATCTATATACAATTTTTTTTTGCCAACTCGTACTTTCTTCTGGGGCAAATAATTTTCTATTAACCATAAGACTTTATCTAACTTTGATTTATTGGTTGAGGCTTTAAATTGTTTAGATTTCTCTTTAAACATTTTTAGCATCATCAAATTTATTTAGTCAAATTTGACATTAATATATATAAAAGCAATATTATGAAGATCAATCTTAGGGTATTTTAATAATAGATCGGATATGAATAATTAAAACAAAATTCTATTTACGAATAATTTCTTTTCAGATTTATCTTTCTTAAATTTTTATAGTTTATTAAAAAAACTTAATTATAACTATGCATAACGAAGTAAAGGTTTATAAACCTCTTAATTTCTATAAACTTGCATAGAATTATTTTGGATTTTGGTTTTCCAAGTCCTTTTGAGCATATTTTATCCTTTCAATAAAAACGCTTCTTCTATAAGGAGTAACTTCTCCATATTTAGTTGCCAAGAGTTGAGCTTTTTTTTAACCTTTTTAATCTGTTTATTTTTTCTCTTATTTTTAAGAGATTATTCATGGTTTTTTGCAGATAATGAGAATCCCGTTCCCTATTCCCATGTCATGCATCCAGATATACCAATTCGGATGAACGTCTTTGACGAATAACACCCACAAAAAATTTATGGGAGAGTAATTCTTACTAATTTTGCTCTAAAAAATTAATAGATAATAAATAAAAAAAAATCTCTTAAATTTAAATTATTAATTTAATTAAAAACATAAAAATAATTTTAGAAATTATGAGTTCGATAACAACTTTTTAGAAACTATGAAAAATTTCAAATATTATTATGATAAGAAAATTGTCTGAGAGCCGTCATTATTGTCCTGTATCAATATTTTCTTATCTGGAAAAATTTCTGATAAAATTCTTTTCAAGTTGGAATTATCAGAAGGAATTATATTATGCAAATTTTTTGAATTAATTTTCCAATTTTCATCTACAAATAGTTCTTTATCCTCATTTTTTTTAGATTCTATAGAGGTCTTATTGAGAATCTTAAGTAACAATTCTGAATTATAATCTTTTAAATTTTCAAAGTTATCTTTGGAATTTTTAATCATTATTGGGAAATCTTATGTTTCTAAATCTTGCTAAGAAAATTGGGAAAATACAAGGGATTAATTACCTAATTTAAATTTTTATAAAAAATAAAAATATTGCTGGAGACCAATATTAAATAAAGATGAATTATTCATTTACACCTTTTATTGAATTGTTAAGTTTCAAATAAGAGATAAGTAAAACGATGCCAAGAGTAATTAACAAAAAAATCAGATTTCTTAGATGGTTGAACTCAGGAATGATATTACCATTTATTTTAATGGCTACATCCTCATCAATTATTCTTTATGGTGTTTTATTTATTCTAATAAAATAGTTTTCTAATTTAAGCAGCTATATTTTCCTCAGATTTTGAAATTATCATTGCAGCTTTTTTCAATAGAGTAACTACTTCTTTTCTTCCAACTGCATTATCAGCTTGACGCATTATTTCAGCATATTTTTTATTTATCTTTTTCATGAAAAGTTTTAATTATACCCAAAACTACAACACCATAATTTATTGTCAATCAGGAATAAGACTCATAGATTATTTTTTTCATAATTTATTGCACAATTATCATTTCTCATTTTTATCCTAAAAATTTTCTTAATTGATGATGCTAAAGAACCATAAACAATTCGAATCAATAAAGAAATTTTTGTTAAAATTATCAATACTTTTAATTATGCAATCTTAAAGGATTTAAAAACAAGAAGTAATCCACCGATTAGGATCACTATTGCAGCTCCATAAAAAAGAAAAGGTATTATTGGATATTTATATAATATTGACCTAACTTTTTGTTGTAAGGCTTTTTTATCGAGTTCTGGCAACTTTATATCTTCAGTTTTTCCTCTAGGCGAAATTCCTAAATTTTTTCTTCTCTTTGCTTCTCCCATAATCAATTCTTAGGAATCCCAATGTATTTTAAATAATTATTATAAGCTAATCTAAAATTAGAACCCTTTCTTCAACTTTACTTTAAATCTTACAAGAAAATAGGTTGTTATTATTATAGAAATAAATAATAAGTAAATCTATCACAATTCTAAAAACCATTTAAGATATGCTCAATTATTAAAGCCATCTAATTTTGAAACACAATAACTTTAAAATAAAAATTTCATCTCAATCTTCTAAGGTAATTCGAAAAGACCTCTAAAAGATATAGCAATATAATTTTAAGTCTCCTAAAAACAAAAACTATATTAGAAATACTTAGTTAATTAAAAGGTGAGGTGTTATTAAAAGGAGCTATTAATAGGATTTCAAATAATATCCCAGTCAAGGCAATTGGTAAAACCCATATACCAATAAATCTATGATCAAAAAACCTTAGATGATCCTTACCATTGAATACCTTCCTTAAAGCCGTAAATAGGGTTTCTGGCTGCTTATAAGATGGACCATTAACAGAAGGGGCATATGGTTTAACAAAGGATGATGAAGCAGAAAACTTTGCAATTTTTCTAATAAAGTAAATAGGTAATACCCATACAGCAAAAAATCTTCCTCCTAACCATTGCCTTGCATTAGGAAGAGCATATTCTTTTATAGATTTATTCTCTGGAACTCCAGACTCTAAATCTTTAAAAATATTCTCTAAAGTATATTCTTTTTCTTTTTTATTAATCATTTATTTATCCAGGAAGTAAAACTATAAGAATTGAAATTTAAATAAAAATATTCCTAACTACTAAAATAACTAAAACGTAGTTAAGAATATTTTATTTGGCTAGGTTCATAAAGACGGATTGTAAACCGTTGCAGATTCGCCAAATATCTACATCCTATTTATAAATAAAAAACTATTTTTTTAAAAGTAAATAATATACAGAAGAATGAATAATTTTTTAATTAAAAGAGTTAATTAATTAATAAAGATTTTGAATTAATATTTTTACTTCTCTAAAAATATTTAAACCTCATTTTCTAAGATTGCGAAAAAGAAAATGAGGTTAAAGGGAGGTTCTCATTACAAACCGTACTTATCAAAGCTAGCGGCTAGTAGATTGCCCTAATATCTACTTCTATATTTATATAATAATTTTTAATAATTAGAAAGATTTATTTTATACAAATAAGTGTTTAATATTTTATGTAATTAATATTTAAGAAAAGCTAATTAATGTAGTTACTATAATCATTGAAAGATGAAAAAAAGCATAGAGAGAAACTGCAAAAAATAAATACTGTTCGATTGGAATCATGAAAATTTATTAATTAAGGATAAATAAAATTGAATTAATTTTTTGTTAAAAAGATATTTTCTAAAATATAATTTTGTTTTTTAAATTTATTTTCAGGAGTCATTTTTTTTGGCCAATTATCATTTGAAGACTTAAAAGCACCCCATTTTATAAGCCAAAACAAGGTATAAAAAAAAGCAATTAAGAACGGTGCTCCTACAATAAAGAATCTTATATCCATTATGTAACTTATCAAAAAGATTTAAACTGCATTGCCAGAATAGCTCCTAGAAAGAAAACCGTAGGGATTCCTAAAGCGTTCACAGCTGCAGTTCGTACAGTAAATACTGGATAACCTTCAGCTGGTCTTCCATTATCAGGAACCACTGCGGAATCTTCCCATACTTGATAGTTTTTGAAAGGAGCCACTCCCTTCTTGGGTAATCCTAATGGTGTTAATCTAAATACATCCCATCTGCCTAGCCAAAATACAGTAAATATCCATGAAAATATTATGGGTGTAATAACAAGAACAATTCTAAAATCCATTTGTTTGGTTAGTAAATTTGGTAATTATTTTGCCTTTTTTAAATAAATAATTTATTAAATCATTAACTTATATTTAAACAAAAACACTTAATAACATTATTTTTAATCATTAATCACAATTAATAATGATTAATTGATTTTATTAAAGTATATTTTTTAATTATAAATATTTGGATATTTAGTTTGATGTAGATTTAATTCAACAATTACAAATTTAAAAAAAATATGGATACATTTAGATTCTTACTTTTTGGAATAGCAGGAGTAAGCGTGGTCTTTTGGGTAGCAGTAATAGCGTTATGGCATAGCTATATGTTTCCAACATTCTTTAATGAAGATAAAGGTTTAAATTCTGTTATCAATCAAGAAATAAATGTTTCAACAAAACCCATTTTAGGCAATTTGGTTAAGAGCAACAATTTCCAAAGTAGGGACAAATATTCAATGAGAAATTTAATTGTGGCCGATTTTTCATCTACAAGCAATAATTTCTCTTTAAATAAACTTTATACAACAGTAATGATTGGGGTAGCATTTGCAAGTTTTATATTTCTGACATATGGATTAAGTAGTTCTATTACAACTATTAGTTAAATGCAATATATATATGTAATTGTTTTCTTGATTTCCTTTATTTATTTAATTTTCGACTCTTTAAAACATACAGGTATAAAATAAATTACTAATGCTTTTCACCCTTCAATAAAATTTTTCTTCTTATATAAAAGAAAACTAATGTAGTTATTATCATCACTGGTGGATGAAATGAAATTGAATTTAGATATTCATAATAGTCAAAGTTTTCCAATTACTTAAACCAAGTTTCTTAAAAACTATATCCTATTCTTTTATCTTTAATTGATATAAATAAATCATTATCATGTATAAAATGTTTATTTTATTATTATATTTATATAAATTTGATAGTTGGTAAATAAATTCAGTAAATATATTTACCAACTATAACTCGTATTAAATTTTTATATATTTAGTGAAAAAAAAAGATTAATATTAAAAATCTACTTTTGTGGCTTTAACTTTGAAGAATATTTTAAATTAACAATATATGTTGCGACAAGAGATAGTACCAAAAAAAATAATAAACTTTCCAAAGTAGATTGGGGCATAACCATAATTAATACCAAAAATAAGCTATTTCTAGAAAAACGAACTATGAAGAAAAATCAACCCTTAAATTATTTTTTATTGTCAAATGAATAAATTTATTTCGTTTTTAAGAAAAGCTGAAAGATAAAAGTCTCTTAATTATTTACAATTAACCGATCCCAAAAAATGAATTAGCAATAAACAATAAACTAAACAAAGTTAAGAAAATTAATCCTATCCAACTAATTGTTTTTAAAAACAATCCATATCTATTTTTAATTGGAACTAATTTGCTATTAATAGTATCCATGGCCATCCATGCAAACAAAGGTGCTGTAAGGAAACTTCCTGTCATTGCAGCAAATACAAAATCTTTTACTCCTACACCTCCAGACCTTGCAATTAGCAAAGCCATAAAGGAAGCAAAAATATGAACAATCATCCACTTTTGAAATCTATTTCGCTCGGCCTGCGAGTCCATGTGTCCAAAATCAGTACCTCTCAATAAACCTTGAATAGCAGAAATACTTCTTGGATATGCATCTAGACAAGTGATAGTGGTACTAAACATTGCGGCAAATGCTGCAGGGATAATGATCCATTTAGACCAATCGCCAATGGATTTAGTGTAAAGGAGGATTAACTTTTGAGCAAAGGAGACTCCGCTCCCAGAAAGCATTCCATCACCAGTGCCATACATAGTTATTGCACCAAGAGTAAGAAAAAAAATAGCTGTAACGACCGTTATTGCATAACCGAGATTAAAATCAAATTCTGCCTCAATGATATTTGGCGTATAATTTGAATCTTTTACTCGAGAAAACATCCATAAAGAAGGCCAAACGCATAACTCTACTGGGCAGGGCATCCATCCCATTAGGGGGATCAAAAAAGCTAAATTTTTTAACTTCCATGGGCTTATTTCTGGTTCAAAAAAACTCATATTTAGAGACTCATTTATTGAACCTTTTAATAAAAGTGATAAAACTGCAAATAATGTTAAAAAAGTTAATGTAGCTACTAAAAATTTAGAAATTCTATCTAGAGCTTTATACTTTCCAAGAATTAATATCATGCCAGAGACTCCAAGGATTCCTATAGACAAATCCATCGCTGGGAAAGCTGAGAAAAAGGGAATATTAGTTAAAAGAACACCAGAAACAAAACTTACAGCAGCTATTGTGAAAGTACCTGTAATTAGACTAACTATCAGAAATAAAGGAAGATAATAAGAATTCCTCTCTTTGAAACCTTCTAATAATGATTTACCAGTAGATGCTGTAAATCTAGTACCAACCAATAAGAATGGATATTTTAAAAAATTAGTTAGAAGAATTAGTCCTACTAATGAAAATCCAAACCTTGCACCAGCGGTAGTAGATGATAACAAATGTGAACCACCAATGGCCGCCCCAGCAAGTAAAATACCTGGACCTAAACTTTTTTGTATTCCTTTTGTTAAATTCATGTTTTTAATCAAATGATTTAATTTACTTTTTTAGCCCTGTTAAATTGATTTTTTAATACTCTTTGTTTACTGCAATATCAGAAAATGAGTAAAAATTGAAAGTAAAATTAGGAATCTTATTTGTACTTTCTTAAGATATTTTCTACAAATATATTTTTATAAGATATTTATTCTATATTCAACTTCTTTTCTCCATAAGATTCTTAAAAACCTTTCTATATTATCTAATTTTTTTGTATCAACCTCTATATTTTTCTGATTATCTTGTTTTTTCATGAATTTTTACTCAAGTACTTCAAATTTAAACTGCTTAAAAAAAAGACACAATAAGCAAAACTTCTTAAAATCTTTAAATTCATTTAAATTTTAAGTTGTTCTTAATTTATTAAATATTTCTCTGCCCTTCTTAAGGCTTTTATTGCTCCTTTATAATCAAGATTATTTAGTTTTTCCTTACTTTTATGTTCCAACATTTTTACTATCTTATTTCTCCTTATTTTATCAATTTTTAGCTTATGGTCGAATATAAGATCAAATTTTGACGAATACAAGTTAGATAATTCTTCTCGAAAGCTCTCGATAATTTTTTCATTACAAGATTTAGATCTCAATATTGAATTAACCTTAATTTTGTCATCTATAGCTCCTTTGAAATTTCCCATCTTAAATTTTTTTTCACTTGATCTAGTTAGCTTGATAACATTTTCCAAGACCGATTCACTAGAATCTTCCATTTTTTATTAATATGACTTTTAATTTATCCTATCAGTATCAAGAGAAAACAACTCATTTTTATTATTAATATAAGCGAATAATTAATTATCCAATAACAAGGCCTTTATCTAGAAGTAAATCGAAAACCTCCGCACTTTTTGATTTCCCTAATTTTTTTGGTTTATGTAAATCTAATATTTCAGCAAGACACATTATCCAATAAGTATCTTTTTTTAAATTAAGCACTTCACAAATATGGGAGGGAGCAGATTTAAAACAGCCAAATTCTTTAGATATATTAATGTTCATGATTTGAGTTTCAAGTTCTAGGCTTAAGAGCTCTATTTCTTGGTCAGAGAGGGCTGTCCCAAAAGAATATGATTCAATTAGTAGTTGATAATTCATAAAAATTTTTTTAATTTAAAAATTTAATTATTCAAGTGCTCCAATGAGTTATTTTTATTCAAGCATAAATATACCCTGAAGCTTCAACAATAGGTTTTACTCCAGGATTCATGAAAAATATGGTAGAGAACATTTTTTGAGTCTTAAAAATTACAGTTGCCGTCTAAGTATCATCTAATAATTTATCAATATAAAATGTTTTAACTATAAATCTTTTTCAAAAAAATTAATCTAGAAAAATTAGTTTTTATTAAGCAAAGTATTAACTAATTTTTATTTATGAGTTATAAATCAACTATAAAAATCGATTTTAATTTTGGACTCAAAAATTTCTCAAAGAGAACAATGGACTAGTAAGCTAGGATTCATTCTCGCTGCAGCTGGTAGTGCAGTAGGTCTCGGAAACCTTTGGGGTTTTGCTTACAGAGCATCTCAAGGAGGAGGTGCAGCTTTTGTACTTTTATATATATTGATCGTATTGATTGTATGTCTACCAGTATTTGTTGCTGAAATGGCTTTAGGGAGAAACGCAATGGCAAGTACATTACTTGCACCTGTTAAGCTGGCCGGGAAAAATTGGTATCCATTAGGGATTTTGTTCTTTATAGCTCCTTTAGGTATAGCATCATATTATTCAGTGATAATGGGATGGACAGCCGATACCTTGTTCCATTCTTTATTTTTTGGATTACCGAAGAATTTAACTGAAGCAGAAGCCTTCTTTGGCTCAATAAGTAGTGGTAGCAGTGTTTTATTGGGCCACCTATTAAGTCTTATTCTTACAGCCATCATAGTTTCATCAGGTATAAAAAAAGGTATAGAAAAGGTTACTAGATATTTCATGCCAATCCTTTTCATAATCATTGTGATTCTTGCTATTTGGGCTACTTCACTTTCAGGAGCATGGGAAGGATATAAAACATTTTTACTTAAGTTTGATTTTAACGAATTAAGAAATCCTCAAACAATAAGAAACGCTTTTACACAAGCATTCTTTTCATTAAGCCTAGGGATTGGAATTATGGTTACCTACGCATCGTATTTAAATAAAAAAAGTAATCTTCCAAAACTAAGTGTTGGAGTTGCATCATTAGATACTTTGGTTGGACTAATGGCTGGATTTATAACTTTCCCAATAGTTTTAACATTCGGTTTAAGTGACGCTATTTCTGAATCCACAGTTGGGGCTTTATTCATATCAATTCCAACAGGCTTGGGTTCATATGGTGCAGCGGGAAGAATTGTAGCCATTGCATTTTTTGCACTAGCTTATATTGCAGCTATAACGTCTTCTGTTTCATTATTAGAAGTTCCTGTTTCCTCATTAATGGATAAATTTGGCTTCAAAAGAGAAAAATCGGTTTGGTTGATAACTCTATTTTTATTCTTAGCAGGCATTCCTTCTGCATTAAATTTAAATATTCTTGGAACAGTTGATTCGATTTTTGGAGGTGTATTACTAATCTTTGGTGGATTCTTAGTTACTTTCTTTATGGGATGGGTAGTCCCAGGGAAGTTTAATGAAGAACTTAATGTTTCTAAAGTTGGAGCCAAAACAACACGTTATTTGAAATTCATGACAAGATGGGTTGCGCCTCCAATTATTGGTTTTGGACTATTTATTAGTGTGTTTGATTTGCTGAAAGGCTGGGTAAGTTAAAAAATGTTTTACTGCGGAACCTTTTTTAAGTAAATATTAAATTTCAACTTCTTTTAATCTCAAAATTATCGGCAGAAAACATCCCGGATAAGAAAATATATAAAATATATCTAGGTGTTGAATTTAAAGAAATTACAACGCAATCAAGAATAGATTACAAATTTAATGTCAACCAATTCTGATTCATTAAAAAAAAAGCTTACTGAAAATTTTTCTGAATTTTCTCAACTATCTGACTATTCTTTTATGAATTGTCTTAAAGCAGATCCTCAATCAACGAAAGATGGAAATGATCATAAGTCGCGTTCAGTATATTCAGGTCATTACGTACCAGTTCTCCCAACTGCTATTCCAGACCCAGAATATATCTCCCATAGCAAGAAACTTTTTAAAGAATTAGGTTTAAGCTCAGATCTTACTAGAGACAAGAATTTTTGTCGTTTTTTCGCAGGTGATATTTCTGTTGCTGATTATCCAATGAGTCCTGTTGGTTGGGCAACAGGTTATGCATTATCAATTTACGGGACTGAATATAATCAACAATGTCCCTTTGGCACTGGCAATGGTTATGGCGATGGCAGAGCAATTTCTGTTTTTGAAGGTTTATTCAATGGGAAAAGAATGGAGATGCAACTTAAAGGAGGAGGTCCAACCCCCTACTGTCGAGGAGCAGATGGTAGGGCTGTACTACGGTCTAGCGTAAGAGAATTTCTTGCACAGGAATTAATGGATGCTTTGGGGATACCTACTTCAAGATCTTTAACACTTTATGTCTCACGTACAGAAATAGTTAGAAGACCTTGGTATTCCAAAGGTTCCAAGTATTTTGAACCTGACATCATGATTGATAATCAAGCTGCTATTACTACTAGAGTCGCTCCATCTTTTTTACGAATTGGACAGCTTGAACTTTTTGCAAGACGAGTTCGTAATAATGCACATGAGGAGGCCCTTACTGAACTAAAGATGATAGTACAGCATCTTATAGAAAGAAACTATAAAGATGAAATTGAATATGACATTTCACTTAAAAGTAAGGTAATAAAAATGGCTTCTTTATATAGATCGCGACTTATATCTCTTGTAGCCAACTGGATAAGAGTTGGTTATTGCCAGGGTAATTTTAATAGTGATAATTGTGCTGCCGGAGGCTACACCTTGGACTATGGTCCCTTTGGATTCTGTGAATTATTTGATCCAAGATTTCAACCATGGACAGGTGGAGGTGAACATTTCTCATTTTTTAACCAACCTTCTGCTGCGGAAATCAACTTTAAAACTTTCTGTTCTTCTCTTAAGCCGTTACTTTCAGAAAACAAGCAAGATCAAGAAAAATTAGATCAAATCGAAATGGATTTTTCAGAATTGATGAACAAAGAGTTGAAGAAAATGTGGGCAAACAAGCTTGGTTTAGAACATTACAACGAAACTCTAATAAATGATTTTTTTAATCTCATGATCATTTCAAAAGCAGACTATACAATTTTGTTCCGTAAACTCTCTGAAATACCTGATAACTTAGATTCTTTAAAAGACAGTTTTTATTTACCTATTAATGATGAGCTCAATAATAGGTGGGGAATATGGCTTGAAAACTGGCAATCAGTCTTGAAGAAAGAGGGAAATATTAAAGCAAAATCGGCATCAATGAAATCCCTTAATCCAGTCTATACTTGGCGCGAATGGATGGTCGTTCCCGCATATGAAGAAGCTGAAAAAGGAAATTATGACAAAATAAAGGAGTTGCAGGTTGTTTTTAGCAATCCATATATAGAACAACCCTCAGAAATAGATCAAAAATATAATCGACTAAAGCCAAGCCAGTATTTCAACTATGGAGGAGTATCTCATTACAGTTGTTCTTCATAAAAGTTGAATCCTCAAAATGCAAATTGAATAACTTAGAGAAAAATTTTATTAATTTATGGCCGTAGGTATTCCAACTACTGATACAACTCCCACATAAAGTATAGCGGGCTTCTTTCCAACATTTTTCACATAGTGTGCGCCCCATTATTACTCTCTATAAATGCCTCCCCTGCTTTAAAGAAATTATTTTCTTTACCCCTCACATGCTTTAATCTTCCTCTGGTGACATGAATCAACATCGGAGATAGATGAGTATGTATTGGAGCTTTCAATTCAGAAAGAATCTTGACTTTTAAGAGTCTTAATTCAGGCTTAACATCTAGATAATTAAATTTTTTTTCCACTTAGTCTTTTTGAACTTTGAATAATAGGTATAAGTTCAATCTTTTCTTCAGCAAGAGAAGGTTGTGGTAAAACTAAAGTCCCAATAAAAAGGTATATTAAGGGGATAATATTTTTAGTTTTATTAAATATTAGTTTTAAATTATAATAATTAGTTTTAAAAATAATAAACTTATTTTTTATATAACTTTTCTAATAGTTTAATTTCCTCTCTTAGTTCCTTACCTCTTTTATTCAATTTATTATTTTTAATTATTATTGGGATAATCCACCAAGCCTGAAGACCTAAAAAGATAAATACTAGAATCAATAATTCAAAAGTACCAGGCTGCATTTAATAAATAAACCTTCTTTGTTAATAACATTATTCTAAAAGTTATTAAACATTCATGAGATATTCAATATTTCTAGGCTGCCTCTAATTCAATATTAAGTTCAATACCCTTTGAAATGATTGCTTCTTTAAATTCAATAAGTTTGGAAATTATTCTTTGCTTCTCTTGATCAGTTTTATAGATATCCTCTACGACTTCCTGCATTGCAAGTGTAACTTTTTGTAGTTTAATTTCTAAATCTTCCCTGTAATTCATAAGTTTAAAGAAATTACCTTTTTTATTAAAAAACAAAATAATTATTAGTAAATGAGTACTTAACCCTAAAAGGATTAGGCTCAAATGGTCAGGAAATTTAAAAAGAAGAGAATAAAAAACATAATGATAAGACTTTTTTAAAAAGAAAGCTTCTAATAATTAAATCATTTGAATTATTAGATAATTAAAAAGAGAATAATAATCCAATAAAAAAGGGCTTAATAAAACCCTGAAAAAATTTAACAAGGATTTTTATTAGAAAATCCTGGAAGAATTTACCAGTAAAATAATAAGCTCCCAAAAGAGCAAACATTCCAAGCATTGCATCTTTACCATTAAGCTTTTCAGCCTTTTCGGTCATGTTTTTTTGCGAATTCCATAATAAAGTGAAATAGATTATTTCTAAAAACTAATTATTTGAATATTAGAATAATTTAGTATTTTCTACCAAATTTATATCTTTCTAAAGATTTAAAAATAAATACTTAAACAACGGTTGAACTTTATTAATTGGCGAACCAACTTGTAAGGCGTAATAATTCCAAAAAATAACTATTTAATGATATATGATACGTAT
This window of the Prochlorococcus sp. MIT 1314 genome carries:
- the psbF gene encoding cytochrome b559 subunit beta, long form yields the protein MDFRIVLVITPIIFSWIFTVFWLGRWDVFRLTPLGLPKKGVAPFKNYQVWEDSAVVPDNGRPAEGYPVFTVRTAAVNALGIPTVFFLGAILAMQFKSF
- a CDS encoding NRAMP family divalent metal transporter, yielding MNLTKGIQKSLGPGILLAGAAIGGSHLLSSTTAGARFGFSLVGLILLTNFLKYPFLLVGTRFTASTGKSLLEGFKERNSYYLPLFLIVSLITGTFTIAAVSFVSGVLLTNIPFFSAFPAMDLSIGILGVSGMILILGKYKALDRISKFLVATLTFLTLFAVLSLLLKGSINESLNMSFFEPEISPWKLKNLAFLIPLMGWMPCPVELCVWPSLWMFSRVKDSNYTPNIIEAEFDFNLGYAITVVTAIFFLTLGAITMYGTGDGMLSGSGVSFAQKLILLYTKSIGDWSKWIIIPAAFAAMFSTTITCLDAYPRSISAIQGLLRGTDFGHMDSQAERNRFQKWMIVHIFASFMALLIARSGGVGVKDFVFAAMTGSFLTAPLFAWMAMDTINSKLVPIKNRYGLFLKTISWIGLIFLTLFSLLFIANSFFGIG
- a CDS encoding sodium-dependent transporter; the protein is MDSKISQREQWTSKLGFILAAAGSAVGLGNLWGFAYRASQGGGAAFVLLYILIVLIVCLPVFVAEMALGRNAMASTLLAPVKLAGKNWYPLGILFFIAPLGIASYYSVIMGWTADTLFHSLFFGLPKNLTEAEAFFGSISSGSSVLLGHLLSLILTAIIVSSGIKKGIEKVTRYFMPILFIIIVILAIWATSLSGAWEGYKTFLLKFDFNELRNPQTIRNAFTQAFFSLSLGIGIMVTYASYLNKKSNLPKLSVGVASLDTLVGLMAGFITFPIVLTFGLSDAISESTVGALFISIPTGLGSYGAAGRIVAIAFFALAYIAAITSSVSLLEVPVSSLMDKFGFKREKSVWLITLFLFLAGIPSALNLNILGTVDSIFGGVLLIFGGFLVTFFMGWVVPGKFNEELNVSKVGAKTTRYLKFMTRWVAPPIIGFGLFISVFDLLKGWVS
- a CDS encoding protein adenylyltransferase SelO family protein, yielding MSTNSDSLKKKLTENFSEFSQLSDYSFMNCLKADPQSTKDGNDHKSRSVYSGHYVPVLPTAIPDPEYISHSKKLFKELGLSSDLTRDKNFCRFFAGDISVADYPMSPVGWATGYALSIYGTEYNQQCPFGTGNGYGDGRAISVFEGLFNGKRMEMQLKGGGPTPYCRGADGRAVLRSSVREFLAQELMDALGIPTSRSLTLYVSRTEIVRRPWYSKGSKYFEPDIMIDNQAAITTRVAPSFLRIGQLELFARRVRNNAHEEALTELKMIVQHLIERNYKDEIEYDISLKSKVIKMASLYRSRLISLVANWIRVGYCQGNFNSDNCAAGGYTLDYGPFGFCELFDPRFQPWTGGGEHFSFFNQPSAAEINFKTFCSSLKPLLSENKQDQEKLDQIEMDFSELMNKELKKMWANKLGLEHYNETLINDFFNLMIISKADYTILFRKLSEIPDNLDSLKDSFYLPINDELNNRWGIWLENWQSVLKKEGNIKAKSASMKSLNPVYTWREWMVVPAYEEAEKGNYDKIKELQVVFSNPYIEQPSEIDQKYNRLKPSQYFNYGGVSHYSCSS